The Deinococcus sonorensis KR-87 genome includes a window with the following:
- a CDS encoding 5-formyltetrahydrofolate cyclo-ligase, with the protein MMQTGEAATSSLFTAGSVRERVWGDLMCSRAAIYPLPPHGHQPNFVGAREAAARLLAHPDVQRHRCLIVGAERALYPLRKQALEAGVALYVPDQNRAGWYFRVSDPGGANLKRSREVGEPKLRPEGATGVVLACVAVDRAGGRLGKGFGWAARGLNLGLPEYTLAHPRMLLERLDCPPDSQVQLIGLPDEVISP; encoded by the coding sequence ATGATGCAGACCGGGGAAGCGGCCACGTCTTCCCTGTTCACCGCCGGTTCGGTGCGGGAGCGTGTCTGGGGCGACCTGATGTGCTCCCGCGCGGCTATCTATCCGCTGCCGCCGCACGGTCACCAACCGAACTTCGTGGGCGCCAGGGAGGCGGCGGCCCGACTGCTGGCCCATCCGGACGTGCAGCGGCACCGTTGCCTGATCGTGGGGGCAGAGCGGGCACTCTATCCTCTGCGCAAACAGGCGCTGGAGGCGGGCGTGGCGCTGTACGTGCCGGACCAGAACCGGGCCGGCTGGTACTTCCGGGTCAGCGACCCAGGTGGCGCGAACCTGAAGCGCAGCCGGGAAGTGGGCGAGCCGAAACTCAGGCCGGAGGGGGCCACCGGCGTCGTGCTGGCCTGCGTGGCGGTGGACCGGGCCGGCGGGCGGCTCGGCAAGGGCTTCGGATGGGCGGCGCGGGGCCTGAACCTGGGGCTGCCGGAGTACACCCTGGCCCACCCCCGGATGCTGCTGGAACGGCTGGACTGTCCACCCGACTCACAGGTGCAGCTGATCGGGCTGCCAGACGAGGTGATTTCACCATGA
- a CDS encoding 2'-5' RNA ligase family protein, which translates to MTHSMFIGIEPPADLSAAIRAWQVQLHHDITAPHVTVKPPQGMSAEVAARCRAVCPQLPAFALRLHGVRTFDSRVIYLDAQGEGLHHLHWSLVEASGLPATSHERGGYTPHLTMVLSRRPMNVSWPEALASARAEFGSVDRTYTVEAAVLYVKDRPGQPYRVAERWPLLGG; encoded by the coding sequence ATGACCCACAGCATGTTTATCGGGATCGAGCCGCCTGCCGACCTGAGCGCCGCCATCCGGGCGTGGCAGGTCCAGCTGCACCACGACATCACCGCCCCACACGTCACGGTGAAGCCGCCACAGGGCATGAGCGCCGAGGTGGCGGCCCGCTGCCGGGCCGTCTGCCCGCAGCTGCCGGCCTTTGCGCTGCGTCTGCACGGCGTGCGCACCTTTGACTCGCGGGTCATCTACCTGGACGCTCAGGGAGAGGGCCTGCACCACCTCCACTGGTCGCTGGTGGAGGCCAGCGGCCTGCCCGCCACCTCCCACGAACGCGGCGGCTACACCCCGCACCTCACGATGGTGCTGAGCCGCAGACCCATGAACGTCAGCTGGCCAGAAGCGCTCGCCTCCGCCCGGGCCGAGTTCGGGAGCGTGGACCGGACCTACACGGTGGAGGCGGCGGTGCTGTACGTCAAGGACCGGCCGGGGCAGCCGTACCGGGTGGCCGAGCGCTGGCCCCTGCTGGGCGGCTGA
- a CDS encoding GNAT family N-acetyltransferase codes for MITSRLRHVTDPQDPAIQAFGQLQNRVYFEPDMLIPAQYIAQMLAQPSGTRRDGLVVAENDSGELLGGTLFHYLPDADSGFGSFSGIRPDARGQGLLRRLDAERWRVLDELAGHPCPAVFIDVANPQRETPKQQEQERRAGSDALERRRKFHALGFRTVDVVYWQPVGGENGGPVKDMDLLVNLREPAPQIETSKVVATMRAYWTPWMGPERAARYARELEERAGGRTELPLLDAWEGPQGAS; via the coding sequence ATGATCACCTCCCGCCTCCGCCACGTCACCGACCCGCAGGACCCGGCCATCCAGGCCTTCGGGCAGCTGCAGAACCGCGTCTACTTCGAGCCGGACATGCTGATTCCGGCACAGTACATCGCCCAGATGCTGGCCCAGCCGTCCGGCACCCGCCGCGACGGGCTGGTGGTGGCCGAGAACGACTCCGGGGAACTGCTGGGCGGTACTTTGTTTCATTATCTGCCGGACGCGGACAGCGGCTTCGGCAGCTTCAGCGGCATCCGGCCCGACGCGCGGGGCCAGGGTCTGCTGCGGCGGCTGGATGCCGAACGCTGGCGGGTGTTGGACGAGCTGGCCGGCCACCCGTGTCCGGCCGTGTTCATTGACGTGGCCAACCCGCAGCGCGAGACGCCGAAGCAGCAGGAGCAGGAGCGGCGGGCCGGCTCGGACGCGCTGGAGCGGCGGCGCAAGTTCCACGCGCTGGGCTTCCGCACGGTGGACGTGGTGTATTGGCAGCCGGTGGGCGGCGAGAACGGCGGCCCGGTCAAGGACATGGACCTGCTGGTGAACCTGCGCGAGCCGGCCCCACAGATCGAGACCTCGAAGGTGGTGGCCACCATGCGCGCCTACTGGACGCCCTGGATGGGCCCGGAGCGGGCCGCCCGCTACGCCCGGGAGCTGGAGGAGCGGGCCGGGGGCCGCACCGAACTGCCGCTGCTGGACGCCTGGGAGGGGCCGCAGGGCGCGAGCTGA